The Desulfobulbaceae bacterium DB1 genome segment GGTGACGACCATTATCGAGATCGAGGATGTTTACTACGTCGCCATCTACATCACCGCGAAAATCGGGGTGAAGAGCTACTATCCGATGGAGGAAGTGCGGGAAAAGGTGCAGAACGCCGCGGGCCGCCTGCTCTTCTTTGACAATGTCGATTTCGGCCAGACCATCTATCTCAGCAAATTCTACGAAGCCATCGAGGCGGTGGAAGGGGTCGACTATGTGACCATCAGCGAATTCAGAAGGGAAAGGCAGCCGGCCGGTTCGGTGGAACCATCGGGCAAGATCAGCCTGAAGGAGGATGAGATCCCCATCATCCCCTCCGGCTGGGTCGCTTACAGCAAGGGTATCAAGGTTCTTTTCGAGGGTGAATGACGGACATGCGCCTGCAAAACCTCACCGCATATGCCTGCCCTGAAGGCAACCGCATCCGGCTCAGCTGGGTCAATCCGGACCCTGCCGCCTTTCCGGGGGTCAGCGTGGTGCGCCGGGCGGACACCTATCCCGTCTCACTTCATGACGGGATGCTGGTGGCCCAGGGCACGGACCTTGATTCCGGCATGAATGACGCGGGCGAAACGCTTTACCGCGTAACAGATGACACGCTGCAAGGTGGGCATCACTATTATTACACCCTGTTCCCCTACAGCAGCGACCCGGCCGTTTTTGTGTTCGACAACCGCAACCGCTGCGCCGCCATGGCCACCTCGCCCTTTGGTTTCAGCGGCCTGATGTTTGACCAGCTGCCGCGCATCTACCACCGCTATGACACGCAAGGTGCCGGAGATAATCCGGCAGTGCCCGAGAGTCTGCGCGATGCCGGACGGCTCCGTCGTTTTCTCGAACTGCCGGGCCTCATCCTCGACCAGTTTTACAGCCATGCAGGCGCGGCCCTTGATCTGCACAACCCGTATCGCATGGACGGCAGTCTGCTGCCCCTGCTGGCCCAGTGGATCGGCTGGCAGATCGATTTCCGCCTGGAGATCGACGCCCAGCGCAACGAGGTGCGGGGCGCCCCCCACCTCTACAAGACCGTGGGCCTCATTCCAACGGTGGAGGCGACGGTGAAGCGCCTCACCAACTGGGAAAGCCGGACCAAGGAATTCGTTCACAACATCTTTCTCAGCAACAATCCGGAAAAATTGAACCTCTGGGCCATGGAGCTGGATGAAACGGAGCAGTGGCAGCAGCAAAACGAACCTTTTTCCCTGCACTTCGCCCATGAGGGCCGCCCAGCGGCGGCAACGGACAGCGACGGACTGCTGCATCTCTTTTACCACACCAGGCGAAAGGACGGCTGGCACATCCGGCAGAAGATCTTTTCCCCGGCAACGGGCTGGGCGGCCGCGGAGCCGCTGACCGATGGCGCGACCATTGACAGGCATCCGGCCGCTGCTCTTGCAGACACCATTCTCTGGCTTTTCTGGGGCAGCTTTGATGAACAGAACGGAGCCTGGTCCATCCGCTGCCGCAGGTTCAACGGGGCACAGTGGTCGGATCCGGAACTCTTCGGTGACGGCTCGGTTCAGCGCCGCGCACCAGCGGCAACGACCGATTCCAGCGGCGGGCTCTGGCTCTTCTGGCGGGAAAAACAGGGCGCAGGCTGGCGATTGCGGTCCAACCGCCATGACGGCAGCGGCTGGCAGCTCGATCCTCCGCCGTTTTTCCCCGACGACGGCGGCCTGCCGCCCCGGGTGGAAACGGAGCCCTTTAGCCTGTGCCTCTCCCAGGGCGGCACGGAACGCATCGTTCTCTTCTGGTCGCAGCTGGAAGCAGGGGCAACCCCCGGCGCGCGAAGAATGACCATTGCCTGGCGGGTCAAGGACTCCGTTGATCCGCATACCGTAAGCGACTGGGGGCCCATCCGGCTGCGTCCCAAAAGCTCTCCGGATATGAATGAAAGCGATCCGGTTTGCCGGGAAAATCCGGACGGCACGCTCTCGGTCTTTTTCAGCTCAGATGAAAACGGCAGCTGGTCCATCCGGCAGAGCAGGCTTGACCCGGCCACCGGCAGCTGGAGCGAGGCCGAGCAAGTCAGCCGCTCCGCCTACACCGAACGCTACCCCCTGGTGCTCATGGTGAACGGCCGGACAACACTGCTTTATCGCTCCAACCGCAACCTCTTTTACAACAGTGATGTTTTCAAGGCAACGGAGACCATTGATCTCCGCTATGCGGGCAGCGTCGCGGCCACGGCCGGCAACATCGCCAAAAACGCCCTGAGGGGCAAATTCGCCGATTTCCAGGCCTACACCCATGATGCCGGAACAAACGGCGTCATGACCGACCGTAACTGGTACTCGCGGCAGACCCTCGGCATCTATCTGACTCCGGACACCGAGGACCCCGGCCTCATCCTGCGCAACCAGAAACTGCTGCGCGGCGTGCTGCGCCGCTTTCTGCCGATCCAGACGCGCTACGTCTTCATCATTGAACCGGCGGTCTACCGGGAAACGGTCTACACCTATGATTTTCCGCCGGCGAGCCCCTCCCGCTTCATCGGCGAGCAATTCAGCGACATTCTGACCACGGTGAACCCGGAAATATACAGCGGCCCGGCGGACACGTACGGCGACACCATTCCCGAATGGCGCTGGCTTCGTGCCCGGAGTTCGGCATACCCGGAGGGAGGAAGCGTCGATTTCAGCGCCCCACCCGTCAGCACCCGTTTCAGGACGTGGCATGTCGGCGTCACGGAAGGAGAAGAATAATGGAACAACGCATTACCGGTCAGCTCAAGGGAATATACAGGGATATTTTACAGGACGGCAACGGCGCAATCATCCATGACAGCGGCTGGACCGCCAACACCATAGTCGAGCGCTGCCGGATCCTGCTGGCGGGATTTATCCGCAACGACCCATCCGACGGCATCCGCTACATGGCCTTCGGGCAAGGGCTCGCCGCTTGGGACGACGGCGGTCCGCCCCCACCGGACCCCATGGCCGTTGCTCTGGTGACCCCGTATACCCCGCCGATTGCCTTTGCAAATCTGTCCGTCGCCTATCTGGACGAGGGCCTCAGCGAGGTAGCGGCACCGACCAGCAGGTTGCAGATAACCGCCATTCTGGAGCCGGGTTATCCCGCCCCGCTGCCGACGCTCGCCACGTACCCGCTGCGGGAGTTTGGCCTGTTCGGGCGACTGGGCGGCACGGATTTCATGATCAACTCGATCCGGCATGCGGTGATCCACAAGGATGCCTCCGCCACCCTGATCCGGATGATCCGATTGTTTTTTTAACAGGAGGCGCACGGTTGAACACAGCAAAGCATGAAATCATAAACCTCGGTAAACACAGAGCGCACGGAGAAGAAAAGAAAAAACTCTGTGAGCTCCGTGTGCTCCGTGGTCAATTTTTTTGACATAAAAGGGGTGTAAATAATGGGCAACTACTCACGCGATACCTTTGACCGGTTGAAACACTACGTCGGTGTCCGGCTGCAGCAGGGCGTGCCTCTCATCGATGCGGACTGGAATGAACAGGAGGACATCCGCAAATTCGAACTGCGGGCCTTCCTCAAGTGGTTTGCCGGTAACGGCGTGCCGCGGGGTAACGACGGCTTTCTCATCTTGGCCGCGGCGGGAACAACCAACAACTTCGACATCAGGGGCGGCAACGGCACGGCCGAAGGCGCCGGCCGCTGCATTGTCGAGGGCCTCGACGTCATGCTGGAAAGCACCATGCGCTACAGCTCCCAGCCGCTCTACAACAATCCAACCCTGGCCGGACAATGGGGAGTCTCGCCGATTGCGCCGCTGACCACGCCGGCCGCCGAACGGCTTGACACGGTCTACCTCGATGTCTGGGAGCGCGAGGTTGACGGCAGCGAGGACACCGATCTGATCAATCCGGCCATCGGCGTTGAATCCTGCGTCCGACTCAAACGGGAATGGGCGGTGCGGGTGGCCCAGGGCAGCCTGTCGCCGCCCGCGCCGGGAGCCGGCCACGTCTTCTACTCCCTGGCCCGCCTGAAACGGCCCGGCGGCAATGCCGCCATCGCAAGCTCCATGATCGAGGACCTGCGCACCACAGATATCAACCTCGCCGATCTGGCGGCGGAAATCGCCGATGCCCGGGGCATGAAGGCCAATCTCGGCAACCGGCTGGACGAATCGCTGACCAAGGGTGGCCAGCTGCGGTTTAACGTGGTGGCCAATGACCAGGTGGCAAGCGGGGCGGCGATCAACGAATCGAAAATCCTTTTCAGCAACACCGGCCATGACCACGCCGGCGGCGCGGCCGGCAACCAGATCGGCGCAGCCGGCCTCGAAAACAGCGCGGTGACAAACGAAAAACTGGCAAACAACGCGGTGACCAATGCCAAAATCGCCAATACCTCGGTCAGTACCGGGAAACTCTATGACGAGGCGGTGACCACGGCAAAGATCGACGACGGCGCCGTCACCCGTGACAAACTCAATCTCACCATCGTCGGCAGCGGCTCGGTGGCGGATTTGGCGCCGGAAGGGATCACGGTCCAGCTGGTGCAGGCCAATGTCGGCTGGGGCGACGGCATCAAACGGATCTATATGCCGGTTTTGGCCATAACGGCAGTAACCGGTTCCGGCATCGCCAATGTCACCCATGAACTGGTATACCGTTCCACTGCGGGCCGGGACACCTATGACGTTTACATCCGCATCAGAAACGAGTCCGGCGGCAGTGAGCAGGTTGATGTTGTCTGGTATGTCTACACCTTTACCGAGGAGTAAATCATGAGCCACAAACTGATGATTTGGAAGGAATTCAAACGGGCCGGGATACTTGACTCAACCGACGCCAAGCTGCAGGCATTTCTTCAGTACATGAAGGGCTGTCGCCAGGGCTGCTGGGAGCAGATCATTCCGGAATTCAAGGAAAAATACTATGATTGTTTCGACACCATCGTCCCGGTACTGGCAGGTATGAATGACCCGCTCATCCAGCTGATTCTGGCGCGTCACGCCGATGCCGCCAAACCCAAGGAAAAAGCCCTGCTGGTGAAATTGGCAAAAGAGGTTGACGTGGAAAAAAATCCGGTGCTGCTGAAGCGCATCGCCGGCCTGAAAATTGGCGGCGTGGACAATGAGCTAAAAAAACGGACATTGCCGGAAAATCTGCGCAAATATGTAGAGGGTGAGTAAAATCGATCTGACCGGTCTGCGGACGGAGCGCCGCCGCTGCCTGCACCGCGCAGGCAAATGCGGGAAAAGGCGGACCGCCGCACCAGCGAAATGAGGGTTAGGGAAGGATGGGGGTTTCCGGCAAGCGAATGCCATTGCCCCCGGAGCTCCCGAAGGCGGAATGCGCCGGCGCTCCGTCCGCAGGCCGATCAGGGAACAAAAAAAGTGCCTAAAGTGCTTCAAGTGCCTAAAATGACTGAATTTGTGGCGCTCCTCATTAAAGGAAATCTTATTTTAGGCGCGTTAAACTGTAGCGCACTTTAGGCACTTTTGACAGACTCGTAAAAAGGGAGAAATTTACCACAGAGCGCACAGAGCACACAGAGATAATTCCATGTAATAAAAAATATTTCTCTGTGATCTCTGGGTGCTCTGTGGTGAAAAAAAAATGATTTTTTACGAAACCATCACTTTTACAACAACCGCTCTCCGAGTGGGGCGCCGCCGCTGCCTGCACCGCGCAGGCAAATGCGGGAAAAGGCGGACCGCCGCACCGACAAAGGTTAGAGAGGGATGGGGGTTTCCGGCAAGCGAATGCCATTGCCCCCGGATCTCCCGAAGGCGGAATGCGCCGGCGCCCCACCCGGAGGGCGGTTGTTGTTGAAAAAAGGAGCCAGGAGGCGGCATAAATTTCTTGAAACCAAAAGGATATAAAATTCTTTCTCCTGACTTCCGGCTGCCAGCCTTTTATGGAAAAAATGACCATCACCATCCACGGATACTATCACGACAGATTCATGCGCCCCGGCCGCCCCCCCATTGACCGGGGCTGGCGCTGCAACCGCATCATGAACGGCTGCGGCTCGCTGCTGGCCGCCCTGATGCGGGGAAACAGCGGTTTAGGCGGCATCATGTACCTGGCAATGGGCGAGGGGCTGAAAGCCTGGGACGGTTCGCCGCCCCGGCCCGATCCTGCCGCCACCGGACTGGTGCGGGAGATCCTGCGGCGGCAGATCACGGCTGAATCAATCGTTTTTCTTGACGGGGCGGACCAGCCAAGCAGCCTTCCCACGGCCAGGCTGCAGATCGATTTCAGCTTTTCCAGGGATGACTTTGCGGCAGAAGGCGTCCAGCCGGTCAGGGAATTCGGCCTGTTCGGCGGTAATTCCACCAACGATGCAGGCAGCGGTCTTTTAATCAACCATGTCATCCATCCCCGCATTGATATCAGCGCAGGCCTCACCCTGTGCCGCACCCTGCGGCTTGATTTCAGCCAGGGGCTTGTTCCCCGGGACAGCGCGGCGGGACATTTCGGCGGCCATCTGCCGATCCGGTGCATCGACGGGGTGGGTGACGTTTACGGCGACGCCCTGAACGCAGAGGGCATCATAACCCTTGCCGACCTCGCTGCTTCGGCTCTTCATATGGAAATTGAAAACATTCCCTCCGCCAAAATGATGGAATTTCGCGCCAAGGCCGGGCTTGTCCTGGCAATTGAGGCCGATCTCTCTCCCCTGGCCCAGATGGCGGATGCCTCGGTCAGCGACATCCTGAAGCTCGATGCCTTCAGCCATGAAACGACGGGAGCCGGAAGGAATGCGGCACCAGGCCGGTTGCTCCGACTGCAGGAAAAACTCACGGTGCTGCAGGTGGCCCTGGATGAATGGGAACTGCAAAAACTGACCGGCCGGGATCTGCTCGACTGGATTTGAAACAGGCGTCTTTTCAAAGAGGTCGCTATGTCCGAAAAAATACGTTTTTAATTAGCACCCGTGACGTCGATAAAAAAGGAAAATTTTTACCCGGGCCAGGCGAAACAACGTTTCTTCAAATAGTCCTTTTCGGGGAAAACCCAAAATGATCGTAAAAATTGCTGAATTTTTAATAATTCTGGAGGAAATGGGGCAGATTTCTTAAAATGGATTATGAAAGAAAGGAAGAGAAATTTATTTTTTATTATTTTTTCCAGGAGGAGTGGGTCGCTATGAAAAAGCTGAACGTCATGATCCGTTGTTTATTGCTTCTTGTGGTCTTCTTCGCCTTTGCGGCCTGTGCATCAACGTCCCAGAAGGCAAGCACGGGTGAATACGTTGACGATTCGGTCATCACGACAAAGGTAAAATCCCTGATTGCCAAGGATGATCTTGTCAATTTATTCAAAATCAGCGTCGAAACTTACAAAGGCACCGTTCAGTTGAGCGGCTTTGTCAATTCGCAGCAAGCCGCCAAAAGAGCGGGGCAAATCGCTCGCAGCGTCGAGGGGGTTCAATCCGTCAAAAATGATCTGATCGTGAAATAGACGAACCAGTCATTCATGCCCGCCGCAAAAAACGTGTCGGCTTAATTCCCTGGTTGGACGAAGCCGCTACGCGGCAGACGAGTCACGAGCGAGCTTGTTTATCCATCATTAACATGTTGTAATCTCACGGCATACGGTAATAAGTAGAGAGTGGCGGAGCAAAGGCGAGGCCGCCGCATCAACTATTACCAAGGAGGTTACAATGAACACCACCATGCCACAAGATTCCCTCTTCAACAAGCAGTATCAGAAACACCTGAAATGCCTCAAACTGGGCGGTCTGCAGCCCAAGACCATCGACGCCTACGCCAGGGCGATCCGGCGTATCGGCAACTATTTCGATTGCAGGATTGACAACCTCAACTCCGGCCAGTTGCTCGACTATTTCACGGAACTCCTGGACACGCATTCCTGGAGCGCGGTCAAGCTCGACCTCTACGGCCTGAAGTTCTTCTATTCCGGGGTACTGAACAAACCCTGGGAAGATATCCCCCTGATCAAGCCTCCCAAGACATCCAGAATCCCTGACATCCTGTCCGTCGAGCAGACGGGGCAACTATTTGCCGCAACCAAAACCTTGAGCTACAAGGTCTTCTTTTTTACCTGCTACAGCATGGGCCTGCGCCTTGGCGAAGGCATTCGACTCACAGTCGGCGACATCGACGCAGGCAACATGCGGGTCCATATTCGTGATGCCAAGGGTAACAAGGACCGGCTGGTGCCGCTGCCAGACAAGACCTTGCGGGTGCTGCGGGAGTTCTGGGCCATGCACAAGCATCCCCGGTTCCTCTTCCCCAGCAGGAAAAGAGGTCTGAAAAATGCCCACCTGGTTGATTTGCCCCTGGACAGGGGCGGCATTCAAACCACCATGCAGACCGTTGTCCGGCAACTCGGCATAAAAAAAAATCTCATGCCACTCCCTGCGTCACAGCTATGCCACCCACATGCTGGAGGCCGGGGTTGATCTGCTTGAGCTGCAGCAGATCCTTGGCCATGTCAGCATCCTGACCACCGCCAGATACACCCACCTGACCTCCACCACGGCCAACAATGCGAGACTGGCCGTCAATTCCCTGGTCAACTCCCTGGACATCAGATGGGGAGGGCGTAAATAATGCTGCTCTCCACGATCATCAACAAGTTCAGGGACAGCTTCTTCCGCACCTACAACAAAAATCTCCTGTCAGGCCACATCAAGGCTCTGGAGTCCATGGCCCGATGCAGATACGAGCATGGACCGCACATGCTGGCCCGTTGTTCGGACCACCGGTGCGGCGAACGGATCTATATTCCCCATTCCTGCGGCCACAGAAACTGCCCCCATTGCCAGAACCATGAGAGCCGGCAGTGGCTGGAAAGCCAGCTTGACAAACGACTGCCGTGTCAATACTACCTGATCACCTTCACGCTGCCCGGGCAGATGCGGGATCTGGCGTGGAAACACCAGAAAACCGTTTACGCCCTGATGTTCAGGGCAGTACAGGACCTCCTGAAATCCTTCACCAATAACGACAAAAAACTCGGCGGATCAGCGGGATTCACCGCCATCCTCCACACCCATTCCAGAACCCTGGACTATCATCCGCACATCCACGTTGTCATGCCCGGAGCAAGCATCAACCCGCAAACCGGGCTGTGGAAGGAAAAATCCGGGAAATATCTCTTCAGCCACAAGGCCATGGCCAAGGTCTTTCGGGCGAAGCTGCTCCAGACCCTGGTCGAAAACAAGCTGCCGGTTCCCCATGATTGCCCCGATCAGTGGGTGGTTGACTGCAAGGACGCGGGCAACGGCGAGAAGGCCCTTATCTATCTTGGCCGTTATCTGTACCGGGGTGTTATCCGGGAAAAAGACATCCTGCACTGCCGGGACGGCATGGTCACCTTCCGGTATCGCCATGCCAAAAGCGGAGAAGACCGGACCCGAACCGTCAAGGGCGAGTACTTCCTCTACCTGCTTATGCTCCATGTGCTGCCCCGAGGGTTTCGACGGGCAAGGTCGTATGGTTTTCTCCATGCATGCAGCAAAAAGCTGCTCCGCTTCCTGCAGCTGGTGCTGCGGGTCGCGCCATGGCGCGCCCTTGTCCGCAACCTGAAGCAACGGCCGGCTATCATCTGCCCGGCCTGCGGGGCCGCCATGGTGATCGCCGCGACAATGATCGCCCGGCCACCGGCCATGGCCGCTCCGTTACGGCAATAGACGAGCCGGAGGCATCGGGTATGTAAACGAAAGCCGTGAACTTGCCGAGGACACAAGCCGGATTGCACCGGGACGGGACTCCTGCGCCCGAAAAACGCCGGAAATCAGCGTAAAGCAGCATGATACAGCACCAAAATCCTTTTCAAAGAACATTGCGGGGGCCACTCCCGTCTTCCTTCGCCTGATCCGATCCCTCCGGAACCCAAAAGCTCTTTTCTATATACGTCCACCGGGCTCGTCCAACCACCGGTTCAGATTGTGGCGCGCTACGCTTGCACAATCTAACCTTGTTCGTTATAAAGAAAAAAGTTGAATACCATGTGCATCGCATGAGGAAGTCCAGGGGGCACCTTCCTTATTTCACATGGAACCGTCGGAAAGCAAAGAAACTGTCCCTGAGCTCCCCTTAACCTTCATGGAGCGGCAAAAATGAAAAGATTATCGGCTTTTTTTTCCTGTTATGCGGCAATTTCTCTTTTCGCGTCCATTGCTCACGCCGATTGCCTGCAAAGCAATGCCACCGGCAAATGGCGCATCTACTCCAACTACGGAGGAGATTGGTCGCGGGGTACCGCCGTAATAAATTCAAGCGGAGCGGTTCAGGCAGGCGTAAAATTCTATGATGCATACGGTGATTCCATCACAACCAAAGGCGGCAAACTGACTGTTCAAAGCACATGCAAAATCACCGGATACATCCTGTTTGACGGGGGCTATAAAGTAACCATTACGGAAGCATGGATGGGCAAGGACAAGATATACGTCAATGGAGTCCTGAAAGACAGTTACGGAGATCTCGGCACCTTCAGCGGGACCAAATATTAAATCGTCGGTCAGCACGAAAAGGGGACGGCTTTTTCGTGCGCGCGGATTTCAATAATTCCGATAAAGGAAGCAATCAAATGGCGACATTCGACGCAGCAACGCGAAGGCTCTGGGCAAAAGCCCAATATCGGGCCGCGGACATGGGGTTTACCCCTGATTGTCGGAATCTTGTCGAGAATCTG includes the following:
- a CDS encoding transporter translates to MKKLNVMIRCLLLLVVFFAFAACASTSQKASTGEYVDDSVITTKVKSLIAKDDLVNLFKISVETYKGTVQLSGFVNSQQAAKRAGQIARSVEGVQSVKNDLIVK
- a CDS encoding recombinase gives rise to the protein MNTTMPQDSLFNKQYQKHLKCLKLGGLQPKTIDAYARAIRRIGNYFDCRIDNLNSGQLLDYFTELLDTHSWSAVKLDLYGLKFFYSGVLNKPWEDIPLIKPPKTSRIPDILSVEQTGQLFAATKTLSYKVFFFTCYSMGLRLGEGIRLTVGDIDAGNMRVHIRDAKGNKDRLVPLPDKTLRVLREFWAMHKHPRFLFPSRKRGLKNAHLVDLPLDRGGIQTTMQTVVRQLGIKKNLMPLPASQLCHPHAGGRG
- a CDS encoding IS91 family transposase produces the protein MLLSTIINKFRDSFFRTYNKNLLSGHIKALESMARCRYEHGPHMLARCSDHRCGERIYIPHSCGHRNCPHCQNHESRQWLESQLDKRLPCQYYLITFTLPGQMRDLAWKHQKTVYALMFRAVQDLLKSFTNNDKKLGGSAGFTAILHTHSRTLDYHPHIHVVMPGASINPQTGLWKEKSGKYLFSHKAMAKVFRAKLLQTLVENKLPVPHDCPDQWVVDCKDAGNGEKALIYLGRYLYRGVIREKDILHCRDGMVTFRYRHAKSGEDRTRTVKGEYFLYLLMLHVLPRGFRRARSYGFLHACSKKLLRFLQLVLRVAPWRALVRNLKQRPAIICPACGAAMVIAATMIARPPAMAAPLRQ